The genomic stretch CGCTGACCCTGGCCATTATCGACGGCCTGCTGGTCCGTGTCGGCCAGGGCCGCTACGTCATCCCGCTGGGCGCCGTCGAGGAATGCCTGGAACTGTCGCTGGACGAAGACCTGCGCTCGCGCGGTCGCAGCTTCATCTCGCTGCGCAACAGCCTAGTGCCCTATCTGCGCCTGCGCGAAATGTTCGAGACCGGCACCCCGCCCGAACTGCACCAGAAGGTCGTTGTCGTCTCGACCGGGACCGAGCGGATCGGCCTGGTCGTCGACCAGATCATCGGCGACCACCAGACCGTCATCAAGTCGATGTCCAAGCTCCATTCCGGCCTGCCGACCTTCTCGGGCGCGACCATCCTGGGCGACGGCGGCGTGGCCCTGATCCTGGATGTCGGCCACCTGGTCGCCAAGGGCCAACAGCAGGAGGCGCAGATGCGTGAGGCCATATGAGCACCCAGACCGAACTCGCCACCGCCCCCGGCTGGACCGGCGCCGAACAGGTCGAGGTCCTGACCTTCGAGTTGAACGGCGAACTGTTCGCCCTTCACGCCGTCGGCGTGCAGGAGATCATGGACCTGACGCCCGAGACCGTGGTGCCCGGCGCCGGCGCCTTTGCGGGCGCCGTGATCAACTTCCGCGGCAAGGTCATTCCTCTGGCGGATCTGCGCGTCGCCTTCGGTCTTGAGCGGAACGCGCCGACGATCGACAGCCGCATCGTGGTCATCGAGATCGAACTGTCCGGCGAGCCGACTCTGGTCGGTCTCCGCACCGACAAGGTTCACGAAGTCACCACCCTGGCCCGCGCCGACTCCGAGGCGCCGCCCAGCGTCGGCATGCGCTGGCGGCCCGAGTTCATCCAATGCCTGGTCAAGCGGGGCGGCGAATTCATCGTCGTTCCCGACCTCCAGACCATCTTCAATCAGCAGCAGGACGCCCGCCAGCCGGTCGCGTCCGCCACGCGTCATTGACCGGCTTTTCGAGGGAATTTGAGTATGCGTTTCACCATTAAAGCCAAATTGGCCGTCGGCTTCGGGATGATGATCATCCTGCTCGTCGGCATCGCCGGCCTGGGCATCTATAGCCTGGGCAGCCTGAACCAAGCGATCACCCAGGTGGTCGATGGACCCGCCAAGCGGCTCGAAATTTCGCAACAAGCCAACATACGTCTGCTTGA from Brevundimonas sp. SL130 encodes the following:
- a CDS encoding chemotaxis protein CheW yields the protein MSTQTELATAPGWTGAEQVEVLTFELNGELFALHAVGVQEIMDLTPETVVPGAGAFAGAVINFRGKVIPLADLRVAFGLERNAPTIDSRIVVIEIELSGEPTLVGLRTDKVHEVTTLARADSEAPPSVGMRWRPEFIQCLVKRGGEFIVVPDLQTIFNQQQDARQPVASATRH